The Ruania alba genome has a window encoding:
- a CDS encoding HNH endonuclease signature motif containing protein has translation MSGARTMASWWANATGTHGGKARGQVHLSRTLRDHLPATEAALAAGVIGSDHAAALARHATTTDTLRERLSHPDVGEDFLVAQARVLDADSFTRLVKTWAVRADPEAAERNWREESAKEHLFVSATTAGRRVDGWLDDTNGQIVEQAFAAVTGVPAADDERTPSQRNAHALITLAQHVLDSGQFQPTARVRPHLLVHVPADTLHRLTTTPTPISDHRRPRCTCHHPTSSSASGAGEVSGDKGEASLLETAPALPGLGEAPGTVGGHATDPGEGAVHAPGCPGDPSAPVISSTIDHEHLVGAEPATLADGTPISHAELAHLTCDAEFTRIILNPAGQVLDVGRAQRLHTAAQTKAIWARDHHCQHPGCTAPPGLGEIHHSTWWSRGGHTNTHHGILLCWYHHRLVHQRDITITRHHDHWHFTTPSGHPINYHHPPPCEQPAIPPEEPEPPEPPVIPPDTTRTRPRE, from the coding sequence GTGTCAGGGGCACGCACGATGGCGTCCTGGTGGGCCAACGCCACCGGGACTCACGGGGGTAAAGCCCGTGGCCAGGTGCACCTGTCCCGCACCCTGCGTGACCACCTCCCCGCCACCGAGGCCGCGTTGGCTGCCGGGGTGATCGGTAGCGACCATGCTGCCGCGTTGGCCAGGCACGCCACCACCACCGACACCTTGCGGGAACGATTGAGTCACCCCGACGTGGGTGAGGACTTCCTCGTGGCTCAGGCGCGGGTGTTGGATGCGGACTCCTTCACCCGATTGGTGAAAACCTGGGCGGTGCGGGCTGACCCGGAGGCGGCGGAGCGGAACTGGCGTGAGGAGTCCGCCAAAGAGCACCTCTTCGTCTCGGCCACCACCGCAGGACGGCGCGTGGATGGGTGGCTCGATGACACCAACGGTCAGATCGTGGAGCAAGCCTTCGCCGCGGTCACCGGTGTGCCCGCCGCTGATGATGAACGCACCCCGTCCCAGCGCAACGCCCACGCCCTGATCACCCTCGCCCAGCACGTCCTCGACAGTGGCCAGTTCCAACCCACAGCCCGGGTCCGCCCCCACCTGCTCGTCCACGTCCCCGCCGACACCCTGCACCGCCTGACCACCACACCCACCCCCATCAGTGATCACCGGCGCCCCCGCTGCACCTGCCACCACCCCACCAGCAGCAGTGCAAGTGGTGCGGGTGAGGTCTCGGGCGATAAGGGTGAGGCGAGCCTGCTCGAGACTGCACCGGCGCTTCCCGGCCTGGGTGAGGCTCCCGGCACCGTTGGTGGTCACGCCACTGACCCGGGCGAGGGCGCGGTGCATGCGCCGGGGTGCCCGGGTGACCCGTCCGCCCCGGTGATCAGCTCAACCATCGACCACGAACACCTGGTCGGCGCAGAACCCGCGACCCTGGCTGATGGCACCCCGATCAGCCACGCCGAACTCGCCCACCTGACCTGTGATGCCGAGTTCACCCGCATCATCCTCAACCCGGCGGGTCAGGTACTGGATGTGGGCCGGGCGCAACGCCTGCACACCGCCGCCCAGACCAAAGCCATCTGGGCCCGCGACCACCACTGCCAGCACCCAGGGTGCACCGCACCACCAGGATTGGGCGAGATCCACCACAGCACCTGGTGGTCCCGCGGCGGCCACACCAACACCCACCACGGCATCCTGCTCTGCTGGTACCACCACCGCCTGGTCCACCAACGCGATATCACCATCACCCGACACCACGACCACTGGCACTTCACCACACCCAGCGGCCACCCCATCAACTACCACCACCCACCACCCTGCGAACAACCAGCCATCCCACCCGAGGAACCAGAACCACCAGAACCACCCGTCATCCCACCGGACACAACCCGGACGCGCCCACGTGAGTGA